From a single Scomber japonicus isolate fScoJap1 chromosome 12, fScoJap1.pri, whole genome shotgun sequence genomic region:
- the LOC128369555 gene encoding dynein axonemal intermediate chain 4-like, producing the protein MSTGVAKEEKQKRRALVLKPSSRAINISVSAIHGVTQSSKHTASALCSPSRRSFSLGGGSRVLEKSTAQTTRQAVRVFDEDDNDVTPQPLYQAEAGAVQAKASRFFLDEISAGSASEQTTSTGSFTMPFSRSVLGSSRISSQSTIESVNEEIEDTFTKRELPINFPDLHRKKNTVKEQVTEDMLKVIIDIHISETDSISLLDIPSTFVSVDADNAEAIIERNNQYAKVCGNRMGNDKYTDRSMQTLNGATKNKQIQCDGVVMVDAATSVTSWDMYDISCGTEQDETTCIPEPEKAEYLEAAVDTSRGAERSVSVGSTASTGSAASSLKDVEVSGTSLNAETDLQLIMHSEKFLHSLLVMERSIIGNTFQPKLAAYRQLPVLEDPDNPAKPGTEDTESSPSPALEHLWTFTCELSRGRNISSIAGNTKNLDLLAVGYGEFDSQKPGLVCCWSLKNPTWPERIIHCDSAVTSLDFSANNPGQLAVGMQDGSIAIHSVQSRDKNARVISSREYPNKHLGPVWQLKWTQQELSLTGDEKVEALFSVAADGRVSKWFVCNNSLECTDLMKLKKIHNSKKKTGGTKTEKNTESVLSALTPGLCFDFHPTDSSIYLAGTWEGLIHKCSCYNSQQFLETYRKHFCPVNCLAWCPLSPDVFLSCSSDWTIQLWRQDHFSPVLSLPSNHRAVCDIKWSPKWATVFGAVNEGQLEIWDLNSSILDPIIVQPAAPGVKMTSLLFATQTDCVLVGDSDGQVSVYQLKNVILGESSQVDILESIIHSAISR; encoded by the exons ATGTCTACCGGGGTggcaaaagaagagaaacagaagagacGTGCTCTGGTGCTGAAACC TTCTTCTCGAGCAATTAATATCTCAGTGTCGGCCATACATGGAGTCACCCAGAGTAGCAAACACACAGCCAGCGCCCTCTGTTCACCCAGCAGGAGAAGTTTCAGCCtgggaggaggaagcagagtcCTGGAGAAGAGCACCGCTCAAACTACCAGACAAGCTGTTAGG GTGTTTGATGAAGACGACAATGACGTCACTCCTCAGCCGCTGTACCAGGCAGAAGCAGGAGCTGTGCAGGCCAAAGCCAGCAGGTTCTTTCTGGATGAGATCTCTGCTGGATCAGCATCAGAGCAGACTACATCCACTGGGAGCTTCACTATGCCTTTCTCCAG GTCAGTGTTGGGTAGCAGCAGAATATCCAGCCAGTCCACCATAGAGTCAGTAAATGAGGAGATTGAAGATACATTTACCAAACGGGAGTTACCCATCAACTTCCCAG ATTTGCATCgaaagaaaaacactgtgaAAGAGCAGGTGACAGAGGACATGTTGAAAGTGATCATAGATATCCACATCTCTGAGACAGACAGTATTTCACTGCTGGACATACCCAGCACCTTTGTGTCAGTGGATGCTGATAATGCAGAAGCTATCAT AGAACGTAACAATCAGTATGCTAAAGTTTGTGGGAACAGAATGGGCAATGATAAGTATACTGATCGATCTATGCAGACATTGAATGGAGcaactaaaaacaaacagatccAGTGCGACGGTGTGGTCATGGTAGATGCAG CCACCAGTGTTACCAGCTGGGATATGTATGACATTTCGTGCGGCACTGAGCAGGATGAAACAACGTGTATCCCTGAACCAGAGAAGGCTGAGTATCTAGAGGCTGCAGTGGACACCAGCAGAGGTGCAGAGAGGAGCGTGTCAGTGGGCAGCACAGCCAGCACAG GCAGTGCTGCCAGCTCATTGAAAGACGTGGAAGTGTCTGGCACCAGTTTGAATGCTGAGACAGACCTGCAGTTGATCATGCACTCAGAGAAATTTCTACATAGTCTGTTAGTTATGGAGAGAAGCATCATTGGAAACACCTTCCAACCTAAGCTGGCTGCTTACAGACAGCTGCCTGTACTAGAAG ATCCTGACAATCCAGCGAAGCCTGGAACGGAGGATACAGAGAGCTCTCCATCTCCTGCTCTGGAACATCTCTGGACTTTCACCTGTGAGCTTAGCAGAGGACGCAACATCAGCAGCATCGCCGGGAACACAAAGAACCTg gacCTCCTGGCTGTGGGCTATGGTGAGTTCGACTCCCAGAAACCAGGACTGGTCTGCTGCTGGTCCCTCAAAAACCCCACG TGGCCTGAGCGTATCATCCATTGTGACAGCGCTGTGACTTCTCTGGATTTCTCAGCCAACAACCCCGGTCAGCTGGCTGTTGGGATGCAAGACGGCAGCATCGCTATCCACAGCGTGCAGAGTCGAGACAAAAACGCACGTGTCATCAGCAGCCG CGAGTATCCCAACAAACATTTGGGCCCAGTGTGGCAGCTCAAGTGGACTCAACAGGAACTGAGCTTAACAGGAGATGAAAAGGTTGAAGCTCTGTTCTCTGTGGCTGCAGATGGCAGGGTTAGCAAGTGGTTCGTCTGCAACAATAGCCTCGAATGCACAG ATCTGATGAAGCTCAAGAAGATTCATAATAGTAAGAAGAAGACTGGAGGGACCAAGACAGAAAAGAATACAGAAAGTGTTTTATCAGCACTGACTCCTGGTCTGTGTTTTGACTTTCATCCAACA GACTCCAGTATCTACCTGGCTGGTACATGGGAAGGTCTCATCCACAAGTGTTCCTGCTACAACAGTCAGCAGTTTCTGGAGACTTACAGGAAACACTTT TGTCCTGTCAACTGCCTCGCATGGTGTCCACTCAGTCCTGATGTGTTCCTCAGCTGCTCCTCTGATTGGACCATTCAGCTTTGGAGGCAGGACCACTTCAGCCCCGTTTTAAGTCTCCCCTCCAACCACAGAGCTGTGTGCGACATCAAGTGGTCCCCAAAGTGGGCCACGGTATTTGGAGCTGTTAATGAGGGACAGCTGGAAATTTGGGACCTGAATTCAAGCAT CTTGGATCCCATTATTGTTCAGCCTGCTGCTCCTGGTGTGAAGATGACATCCCTGCTGTTCgccacacagacagactgtgtcCTGGTAGGGGACAGTGATGGACAAGTGAGCGTCTACCAGCTCAAAAACGTCATTTTGGGAGAGAGCAGTCAG GTGGATATTCTTGAAAGCATAATCCATTCTGCAATATCCAGATAA
- the fam151a gene encoding protein FAM151A, which yields MEREDSERGTEQEQPRVWQRPNHAAVHVKEEEDDKLGFGKKQHLIMISVAVGLLVLLVVITVPAVLLTESDSSSLQSFPTDGDMLEFLVQSGEISTPDGLLATWYHRANKKEEMDKALLSDVMILEADVTLEGYGTPSQKPIPIMAHPPDIYSDNTLDQWLDAVLSSRKGIKLDFKNLASVGLSLDVLSQKNATRGINRPVWINADILIGPNTPSFMPVVNGTGFLQVVQEKFPDVTLSPGWMVSYAPPIFTDTYTNTMVQDMYDMIKDVPQRVTFPIHALLARTGWQHISWLLSQTPQSTLTLWQGSIHPNISDLLFIRDNTHPARVYYDIYEPTLSQFKELAGQPRRLRRFYPGGDLMDFLYHTQRSHTNPPSAVPQNNILEVHWFTVTDQASLLAKLSDGAGGMLVVRVGSDPSRPGVPVVEGSRKGSELFTLQDVLQLLEQSPEAPWGVYLRVQSQQLLEASLQLLHSAYNREELYRPVWISMEGLQTADNTNRFVSTVEELFPYITFVLTEQSWPPLVPLTVSGLSQRVALHLSAVSLPKRGQEHHSLVEMMERYDIIVEEDLRGVAEALTRLKVLTGRKERANTKLYVISNQS from the exons ATGGAAAGAGAGGACAGTGAGAGAGGCACAGAGCAAGAACAACCCAG AGTCTGGCAGCGTCCTAACCATGCGGCTGTACAtgtgaaggaagaggaagacgatAAACTGGGCTTTGGGAAAAAACAACACCTGATAATGATTTCAGTGGCCGTCGGACTGCTTGTTCTGCTCGTTGTCATTACTGTCCCTGCTGTGTTGCTCACAGAGTCAG ATTCCTCAAGTCTCCAATCGTTTCCTACTGATGGAGATATGCTGGAGTTCCTGGTGCAGTCAGGTGAAATCAGCACGCCTGATGGTCTATTGGCTACCTGGTATCACAGAGCcaataaaaaggaggaaatggaCAAAGCTCTCTTAA GTGATGTCATGATCTTGGAGGCTGATGTCACTCTGGAGGGTTATGGAACACCAAGTCAGAAGCCAATCCCTATCATGGCCCACCCTCCTGATATCTATAGTGACAACACTCTGGACCAATGGTTGGATGCAGTGCTGTCTTCTAGAAAAG GTATTAAGTTGGATTTTAAGAATCTGGCATCAGTGGGTTTGTCATTGGACGTGTTAAGTCAAAAGAATGCTACCAGAGGAATAAACAGGCCTGTCTGGATTAATGCAGACATCCTCATAGGTCCCAATACACCATCCTTCATGCCTGTAGTCAATGGAACCGG ATTTCTGCAAGTGGTTCAGGAGAAGTTTCCAGATGTGACTTTGTCTCCTGGATGGATG GTGTCCTATGCTCCTCCAATTTTCACTGACACCTACACCAACACCATGGTGCAGGACATGTATGATATGATCAAAGATGTCCCACAAAGG GTGACATTCCCAATCCATGCTCTGCTGGCTCGTACTGGCTGGCAGCACATCAGCTGGCTTCTCAGCCAGACTCCACA ATCCACTCTGACCTTGTGGCAGGGTTCAATTCACCCAAACATCAGTGACCTTCTGTTCATCCGTGACAACACCCaccctgccagagtctactaCGATATATATGAACCAACACTGTCACAATTTAAAGAGCTTGCAG GACAGCCACGCCGCCTGAGGAGATTCTATCCTGGAGGAGACCTGATGGACTTCCTCTATCACACCCAACGCTCACACACTAACCCTCCATCTGCAGTCCCACAGAACAATATCCTGGAAGTCCATTGGTTTACTGTCACTGATCAGGCCTCTCTACTGGCTAAACTTTCAG ATGGTGCTGGTGGTATGTTGGTGGTTCGAGTGGGATCTGACCCCAGCCGACCTGGAGTCCCTGTGGTGGAAGGTTCAAGGAAAGGCTCAGAGCTCTTCACACTGCAG GACGTCCTGCAGCTGCTTGAGCAGTCACCTGAAGCTCCCTGGGGTGTTTACCTGCGAGTCCAGTCTCAGCAGCTTCTGGAAGCTTCTCTCCAACTGCTGCACTCAGCGTACAACAGAGAGGAGCTCTACAGGCCGGTCTGGATCAGCATGGAGGGTTTGCAGACCGCTGACAACACAAAT AGGTTTGTGTCCACAGTTGAGGAGTTGTTCCCTTACATCACCTTCGTCCTGACAGAGCAGAGCTGGCCTCCTCTGGTCCCGCTGACAGTGTCGGGCTTGTCCCAGAGGGTGGCTCTACATCTGAGCGCAGTCTCACTGCCAAAAAGAGGGCAGGAGCATCACTCTCTGGTGGAAATGATGGAGAGATATGACATCATAGTGGAGGAGGACTTGAGGGGCGTTGCTGAGGCTCTGACACGGTTGAAAGTGCTTACGggacggaaagaaagagcaAACACAAAGCTGTATGTGATATCTAACCAATCATAA
- the acot11a gene encoding acyl-coenzyme A thioesterase 11 — translation MERSSAHTSAEQKAFKMTSIVLGDLEEEEEEEEEESVNPSEVKMSQIVMPCHSNHRQELSVGQLLKWMDSTACLSAERHAGSPCVTASMDDIHFEHTISVGQVVNIKAKVNRAFNTSMEVGIQVSCEDLFTDRHWRVCHAYATFVTQRNNDGKKVILKPIVPHTQKEQVEYSVAAERRRVRMVHDDIISELLSHGSIQQADSSAVSNAVAAERTKVESVELVLPPHANHQVNTFGGQIMAWMVNVATIAASRLCQAHPTLRAIDMFTFRGPSQVGDRLLLRAIVNNAFKNSIEVGVRAEAYQEEGPNRHINSAFMTFEVLDNHGKPCTLPRIRPEPVEGERRFQEAIARKKIRLDRKYIISRKQGEMPLSAPWDPTNQVYLSYNNVSALKMLAARNNWRLSSEKDKVRLYTLEQKTMLSFRVEAEVDVPPHRAFCLLAELSNRPSWDTHYQKCELIHRVDDDDFLYRVVTPSVHRGGMGSPTSANPGEGILQDFILLASKRKPCSNGDPYVIALRSVSLPTHPITEGYNRGEVLCAGFTIFETKNNMSLISYYNQASPEVLPYISTDIAGLSSSFYHTFCSCRQYLTKNRLQSDSEELTGQSQAVETDSPTCENEADRLSVVLQSTHM, via the exons atgGAGAGATCATCTGCACACACATCTGCAGAACAGAAAG cttttaaaatgacttcCATAGTGTTAGGTGatctggaggaggaagaggaggaagaagaagaggagagcgTCAACCCGTCGGAGGTGAAGATGAGTCAGATAGTGATGCCCTGTCATAGCAACCATCGTCAGGAGCTGAGCGTGGGACAGCTGCTCAAATGGATGGACTCCACCGCCTGCCTCTCtg CTGAAAGGCATGCTGGGTCTCCCTGCGTCACTGCGTCCATGGATGACATCCACTTTGAACACACCATCAG tgTGGGTCAAGTGGTAAACATCAAGGCAAAGGTCAACAGAGCCTTTAACACTAGTATGGAG GTGGGCATACAGGTGAGCTGTGAGGACCTGTTTACTGATCGTCACTGGAGGGTTTGTCATGCCTACGCCACCTTTGTCACCCAGCGCAACAACGATGGAAAAAAG GTAATATTGAAGCCCATCGTACCTCACACTCAGAAAGAGCAGGTGGAATACAGCGTGGCCGCAGAGAGACGGAGGGTCAGGATGGTgcacgatgacatcatcagtgagcTGCTCTCTCACGGGTCCATCCAGCAGG ctgaCAGCTCTGCAGTAAGCaatgcagtagcagcagagagGACCAAGGTGGAGAGTGTTGAACTGGTTCTACCCCCACATGCTAACCATCAG GTGAACACATTTGGAGGACAGATCATGGCCTGGATGGTGAATGTTGCTACGATTGCtgccag CCGTCTGTGTCAGGCTCACCCGACGCTCCGAGCCATCGACATGTTTACCTTCAGAGGGCCATCTCAGGTCGGAGACAGACTTCTTCTGAGAGCTATAGTCAACAACGCCTTCAAAAACAG CATAGAGGTGGGTGTGAGAGCAGAGGCCTACCAGGAGGAAGGACCAAACCGACACATAAACTCTGCCTTCATGACCTTTGAGGTGCTTGATAACCACGGGAAGCCATGCACGTTACCACGGATACGACCTGAACCAGTG gaaggggagaggaggtTCCAAGAGGCTATAGCCAGAAAGAAGATCAGACTAGACAG aaaatacataatttcccGGAAACAGGGTGAGATGCCTCTGTCTGCACCATGGGACCCCACAAACCAG GTGTATTTGAGCTACAACAATGTTTCAGCTCTGAAGATGTTGGCTGCTAGAAACAACTGGCGCCTCAGCTCTGAGAAAGACAAG GTTCGCCTTTACACACTGGAGCAGAAGACCATGTTGAGTTTCAGGGTGGAAGCGGAGGTGGATGTTCCTCCTCACAGAGCCTTTTGTCTGCTGGCTGAGCTGAGCAACCGACCAAGCTGGGACACGCATTATCA GAAATGTGAGCTGATTCACCGGGTGGACGATGATGATTTCTTGTACCGTGTGGTGACCCCGTCAGTGCATCGTGGTGGGATGGGATCCCCCACTTCAGCCAATCCAGGAGAAGGGATCCTTCAGGACTTCATTCTATTGGCCTCCAAGAGGAAACCATGCAGCAATGG AGATCCATATGTCATCGCTCTGCGCTCAGTGTCCCTGCCCACTCACCCCATCACTGAGGGGTATAACAGAGGAGAGGTTCTATGTGCTGGATTCACCATATTTGAGACTAAAAACAACATGTCACTG ATCAGTTATTATAACCAGGCATCTCCAGAGGTTCTTCCCTACATCTCTACAGACATCGCtggcctctcctcctctttctaccACACCTTCTGCTCCTGTAGGCAGTACCTGACCAAAAACAGACTGCAGTCAGACTCTGAGGAGCTTACTGGTCAGAGCCAGGCAGTGGAGACTGACAGCCCCACCTGCGAAAATGAAGCTGACAGGCTGTCAGTGGTTCTCCAAAGCACTCACATGTAG